Within the Echinicola sp. 20G genome, the region AATATTGTCGCCACGCAATCGGTTCATGAAAAATATGGGGGGGTGGTTCCTGAATTGGCATCCCGTGCGCATCAGCAACACCTGATTCCAGTGATCCATGAGGCAATAGAAAGTTCTGGCTTAAAAAAAGAAGACCTGTCTGCTGTGGGGTTTACAAGAGGGCCCGGCTTGATGGGATCCTTGATGGTAGGGGTTTCCTTTGCCAAGTCTTTTGCCTATTCGCTGGGGATACCTTTGATCGATGTGAATCATATGCAAGCGCATATTTTGGCTCATTTCATAGATGACCCCAAGCCAAGTTTTCCATTTATCTGTCTAACGGTAAGTGGAGGCCATACCCAGTTGGTCTTGGTGAAGGACTACTTGGAGATGTTAGTAATTGGGGAGACTTTGGATGATGCGGTAGGAGAGGCCTTTGATAAGACTGCTAAATTGTTGGGCTTACCTTATCCTGGAGGCCCGATGATCGATAAATATGCCAAAGAGGGAAATCCGGGTGCTTATAAGTTTCCATTGTCGGAAATGCCAGGTTTGAATTATTCTTTCAGTGGCATCAAAACGGCTGTCTTATATTTTTTAAGGGATCAGTTGAAAGTCAATTCATCGTTTATAGATGAAAATATAGTGGATATTTGTGCTTCCGTGCAGTATACTTTGATCAAGATGCTGATGCAAAAGCTGAAGCGGGCAGCAAGGGAATATAAAGTCAAAGACATTGCTATTGCCGGTGGCGTTTCTGCTAATTCAGGGTTAAGGAATGAGTTGGAAAATTTGGCAAAAGAATTGAGCTGGAAAGTTTATGTCCCAAAATTTGAGTATTGCACAGACAATGCTGCTATGATCGCCATGGCTGCTCACTACAAATACCTCAAAGGAGAGTTTTGTGGACTTGATGTCAGCCCAATGGCAAAAATGAAATTAGGAAAATAAGTAAATAGTAATGGCCAAGGAGAATAGGTTTAGTAAAACCATCAATATAAAAAATAGGAAAGCAAGTTTTGAATTTGAATTTCTGGATACCTATGTGGCAGGTTTGTCTCTAGTAGGAACTGAAATCAAGTCCATCAGGGAAGGGAAAGTTTCCTTGAAGGAAGCATATTGTTATTTTAGAAGGGGAGAGCTTTTTGTCAAACAAATGCACATTTCTCCCTATTCCCAAGCCGCACACTTCAATCATGACGCGGTAAGGGAGCGAAAACTATTGCTTAATAAAAGAGAGCTTGATAAATTAGAAAGTAAATTAACAGAGAAAGGGCTTTCTATCATTCCGGTTCGTATATTTATCAATAACAAGGGTTTAGCTAAACTGGAAATTGCCCTGGGTAGAGGTAAAAAACTTCATGACAAACGTCAGGACATAAAGAAAAAAGATGCAAAAAGAGAACTTGACAAAATGGCCTATTGATGAGAAATATGGAATATGCAGGCTAAGTTTAATAAGTGTTTATCAAGAGCCTAGACCGGGTGCCGGCTTATTAACACAGATACTTTTTGGAGAGACCTATGAGGTGGAGGAAGTAACCCCAGATCGTAAATGGCTCAAAGTAAAGGTGGAGGCTGATGGTGTTCTGGGCTGGATGCCGGCAGCCCAACATGAGGCCATACCTGAGGAAGCTTTTAATTTTTATAAAGATGAGGATTTTCAAGTGGTGACTTCCCCTCTCTCATCAATCAAGTTCAAGGGAGACCTCCTTTATATTTTACCAGGTAGTAGTTTACATATAGGTTCCAGTGAATTGTTTGATATGGATGGAACCCTCGAGTTCAAAGGAAATTCTAGGCATTATAAGGACAAGGCCACTGGGGAAGAACTGGTGTCCCTTGCTCAGATGTTCATAAATGTGCCCTTTCTGTCTGGCGGAAGGGGCTTTTTTGGTATTGGGTCTGGAAGTTTTATCCAGCTTGTATACAAGATTGCAGGTTATAAGGCTCCAAAGTATATCTCCCAATTTGTGGAAGCGGGAAAGGAAATAGATTATCACGAAATCCAGCTGGGTGATGTGGTAATATTTGGAAATAACAAAGATATTCCGCATCATGCAGGAATATATATTGGTGACAATCAGGTGATTCATGTGAAAGGTAAGGTGAGAATGGATACAGTAAAGCTTGATGGAACCAAAATGGCAAAAAACAATTCTCCTTTATATCAGGTTTTGAAAATCAGGAGATTAATGAAATAAGATGGAAAAGAAGGTATTGGTGCTCAACTTAGATCATACGCCTGTGGCTGTGGTAACAGTACAGAAAGCGATGGTGCTCTCTATTCTGGAGAAAGTGAGCATTTTGGCAGATTACTCTTTTCTAAGTATTCGAACAGTGGATCAAGAATTTAAGTATCCTGCAGTAGTTAGGCTGGACGAATATAAAAATGTCCCTTACAGAGGTGTTTTGCTGAACCGGGGCAATTTATTCAAAAGGGATAATAATGAATGTCAATATTGTGGTTCGCAGAAGCATTTGACAATAGATCATGTGGTCCCTCGGTCCAAGGGAGGCAAAAGCAGTTGGACTAATTTGATTACCGCTTGCCACCGGTGTAATGTGCAGAAGGGGGACAAGACTCCTGAGGAAGTAGGCTTTTTGATGAAAAGAAGACCTTTTAAACCATCCCTATCCTATTTTTTATCAGAATATGCGGAGAAAAATGCAGAAGAATGGATGCCGTTTTTAGAAGTGAGGACTGTTCAGAGTGACTGAGAAATCTACATTGTTTTGATTGATTAATAATGATTTAACCCATTGTTTCAGGGATTAATTTTTATATTGGTTTTTTAACCAAAATCCAACCTACCTGTGACCATATTATTTGTGCTGCTTAGCATATTGCTCTTAGTTTTGCTTATTGTTTGGGCAAAGATCAATCCTTTTATTGCTTTTCTGATTACCTCCATTACTGCAGGTTTTTTGCTGGGTATCCCTGCTCAGGATATTGCGGCTTCTGTTCAAAAAGGTATGGGTAATCTTCTAGGTGATTTGATTATCATCATCA harbors:
- the tsaD gene encoding tRNA (adenosine(37)-N6)-threonylcarbamoyltransferase complex transferase subunit TsaD, with the protein product MKNINILAIESSCDETSASIISDGKILNNIVATQSVHEKYGGVVPELASRAHQQHLIPVIHEAIESSGLKKEDLSAVGFTRGPGLMGSLMVGVSFAKSFAYSLGIPLIDVNHMQAHILAHFIDDPKPSFPFICLTVSGGHTQLVLVKDYLEMLVIGETLDDAVGEAFDKTAKLLGLPYPGGPMIDKYAKEGNPGAYKFPLSEMPGLNYSFSGIKTAVLYFLRDQLKVNSSFIDENIVDICASVQYTLIKMLMQKLKRAAREYKVKDIAIAGGVSANSGLRNELENLAKELSWKVYVPKFEYCTDNAAMIAMAAHYKYLKGEFCGLDVSPMAKMKLGK
- the smpB gene encoding SsrA-binding protein SmpB, which produces MAKENRFSKTINIKNRKASFEFEFLDTYVAGLSLVGTEIKSIREGKVSLKEAYCYFRRGELFVKQMHISPYSQAAHFNHDAVRERKLLLNKRELDKLESKLTEKGLSIIPVRIFINNKGLAKLEIALGRGKKLHDKRQDIKKKDAKRELDKMAY
- a CDS encoding NlpC/P60 family protein, encoding MQKENLTKWPIDEKYGICRLSLISVYQEPRPGAGLLTQILFGETYEVEEVTPDRKWLKVKVEADGVLGWMPAAQHEAIPEEAFNFYKDEDFQVVTSPLSSIKFKGDLLYILPGSSLHIGSSELFDMDGTLEFKGNSRHYKDKATGEELVSLAQMFINVPFLSGGRGFFGIGSGSFIQLVYKIAGYKAPKYISQFVEAGKEIDYHEIQLGDVVIFGNNKDIPHHAGIYIGDNQVIHVKGKVRMDTVKLDGTKMAKNNSPLYQVLKIRRLMK
- a CDS encoding HNH endonuclease, with translation MEKKVLVLNLDHTPVAVVTVQKAMVLSILEKVSILADYSFLSIRTVDQEFKYPAVVRLDEYKNVPYRGVLLNRGNLFKRDNNECQYCGSQKHLTIDHVVPRSKGGKSSWTNLITACHRCNVQKGDKTPEEVGFLMKRRPFKPSLSYFLSEYAEKNAEEWMPFLEVRTVQSD